The Pseudofrankia inefficax genome window below encodes:
- a CDS encoding ABC transporter substrate-binding protein, with protein MELPRPSTARRVAALALSVSSLAVALTACGQGDGTASGSVSCSTSAPGVTKTEIKAGLLWGDSGSGASSMRAFRAGVDARLDLENDRGGVNGRKITYAWRDDASDQNINLLGARQLVDEEKVFGIIEAPGATTGSVAWLGQRNVPVTGLASDPGWVGLANMFSFYYLGNGSSTVYGDVIRAQGGTRAALITTGSKSELDFSRQYSASLAAAHVQIVKEFPVSESTGYQNMAQQLKQNNIDTLAGVLLPDAAVNILPAARALGVQLKVVIMPLGYDPKLLQTEGPALAGTLISTETRPWQLNTPEQKTFLDAMNQYSPEIQPPNQDSGADGYVSADLFVRGLKAAGPCPTRESFIAGLRAVRDYDGAGLVPGNIDLSQNYKQPRPCYYFVQVSKDGKQFVPLFDGQPQCGSPISAQQMDQLLS; from the coding sequence ATGGAGTTACCCAGGCCCAGTACAGCGCGGCGAGTTGCCGCGCTGGCACTCAGCGTCAGCAGCTTAGCCGTCGCCCTGACCGCCTGCGGCCAGGGCGACGGAACCGCGTCGGGCAGCGTTTCCTGCTCGACCTCGGCACCCGGCGTCACGAAGACCGAGATCAAGGCAGGCCTGCTGTGGGGGGACAGCGGGAGCGGTGCCAGCAGCATGCGGGCCTTCCGGGCCGGGGTTGACGCGCGACTCGACTTGGAGAACGACCGAGGCGGCGTCAACGGACGCAAGATCACGTATGCCTGGCGCGACGACGCGTCGGACCAGAACATCAACCTTCTCGGCGCAAGACAGCTCGTCGACGAGGAAAAGGTCTTCGGGATCATAGAGGCACCCGGCGCCACCACCGGATCGGTCGCCTGGCTCGGCCAACGGAATGTTCCGGTCACCGGCCTGGCCAGCGATCCCGGCTGGGTAGGCCTGGCCAACATGTTCTCGTTCTATTATCTCGGTAACGGTTCCAGTACCGTTTACGGCGACGTCATTCGAGCCCAGGGTGGAACGCGCGCCGCGCTCATTACCACTGGTAGCAAGTCCGAGCTCGACTTCAGTCGCCAGTACAGCGCGAGCCTGGCCGCGGCACACGTGCAGATCGTCAAGGAATTCCCGGTGTCCGAGAGCACCGGATATCAGAACATGGCCCAGCAGCTGAAGCAGAACAACATCGACACTCTTGCCGGGGTCCTGCTGCCGGATGCCGCCGTCAACATCCTTCCGGCCGCCCGCGCCCTCGGTGTCCAGCTCAAGGTCGTCATCATGCCCTTGGGCTACGACCCGAAGCTGCTCCAGACGGAGGGTCCCGCGCTCGCCGGGACGCTGATCTCGACCGAGACCCGGCCGTGGCAGCTGAACACCCCGGAGCAGAAGACCTTCCTGGACGCGATGAACCAGTATTCGCCGGAGATCCAGCCGCCGAACCAGGACAGCGGGGCCGACGGGTACGTGTCCGCCGACCTGTTCGTCCGCGGGCTGAAGGCCGCCGGGCCGTGCCCGACCCGGGAGTCCTTCATCGCCGGGCTGCGCGCGGTGCGGGACTACGACGGCGCCGGGCTCGTCCCCGGCAACATCGACCTCTCCCAGAACTACAAGCAGCCCAGGCCCTGCTACTACTTCGTCCAGGTCAGCAAGGACGGCAAGCAGTTCGTGCCGCTGTTCGACGGCCAGCCGCAGTGCGGCAGCCCGATCAGCGCGCAGCAGATGGACCAGCTGCTGTCCTGA
- a CDS encoding YihY/virulence factor BrkB family protein has protein sequence MALIRRRRGQPTELAVGTGPDAAVQEAEPDRLAELRPGSWWAVLRRTVAEFNEDALSDRAAALTYYSILAIFPALLVLVSLLGVIGQSATTTVLDNLQNLTPASARDVVSGAVDGVRGSAGTGSVLAIVGLAGALWSASGYVAAFIRAANAVYDIPEGRPAWKIAPLRIGLTVALMVLAALSAVIVVFSGKVARQAGSALGIGQTAVDVWSYAKWPVLVVFVILMIAILYWAAPNVRHQGFRWLTPGTVLALAIWMVASAAFAFYVSNFGSYNKTYGAVAGVIIFLVWLWLTNLAILLGLEFDAELARQRAIVGGYPAKTEPYARPRDTRRFPRRPLRKKPKPTAPDAPTETTHAEAPTG, from the coding sequence ATGGCGTTGATCAGGCGAAGGCGCGGCCAGCCCACCGAGCTCGCGGTGGGCACGGGACCGGACGCCGCGGTCCAGGAGGCCGAGCCGGACCGGCTGGCCGAGCTACGGCCCGGATCCTGGTGGGCGGTGCTGCGCAGGACCGTCGCCGAGTTCAACGAGGACGCGCTGTCCGACCGGGCCGCCGCGCTGACCTATTACTCCATCCTGGCGATCTTCCCCGCCCTGCTGGTCCTGGTGTCGCTGCTGGGCGTGATCGGCCAGTCCGCGACCACGACGGTCCTGGACAACCTGCAGAACCTGACGCCGGCCTCGGCGCGGGACGTGGTCAGCGGCGCGGTCGACGGCGTTCGTGGCAGCGCCGGGACGGGCAGTGTGCTCGCCATCGTCGGCCTCGCCGGTGCGCTGTGGTCGGCGTCCGGCTACGTCGCCGCGTTCATCCGGGCCGCCAACGCCGTGTACGACATCCCCGAGGGCCGCCCGGCCTGGAAGATCGCGCCACTGCGCATCGGGCTGACCGTCGCGCTGATGGTCCTGGCCGCCCTGAGCGCCGTGATCGTGGTGTTCAGCGGCAAGGTGGCCCGTCAGGCCGGATCGGCGCTCGGTATCGGCCAGACCGCGGTCGACGTGTGGTCATACGCCAAATGGCCGGTCCTCGTCGTCTTCGTCATCCTGATGATCGCGATCCTGTACTGGGCGGCGCCCAACGTCCGGCATCAGGGCTTTCGATGGCTGACTCCCGGCACCGTGCTCGCCCTGGCCATCTGGATGGTCGCCTCGGCCGCCTTCGCCTTCTACGTCAGCAACTTCGGCTCGTACAACAAGACCTATGGGGCCGTGGCCGGGGTCATCATCTTCCTGGTCTGGCTGTGGCTGACCAACCTGGCGATCCTGCTCGGGCTGGAGTTCGACGCCGAGCTGGCGCGCCAGCGGGCCATCGTCGGCGGCTATCCGGCGAAAACCGAGCCGTACGCCCGACCACGCGACACGCGCCGCTTTCCCCGTCGCCCGCTTCGGAAGAAGCCAAAGCCGACGGCACCTGATGCCCCTACCGAGACCACCCACGCCGAGGCGCCAACCGGTTAG
- a CDS encoding TetR/AcrR family transcriptional regulator: MRSVADTRGRVLDATLACLVRHGYGGTTARAIGQVGGFAPGVIYYHFTDLDDVLVAALTTTCEGRVQRYREALAGIDRAGPAVEALRALYLEDTEVGHIAAVQEIYAGARPGSRLAAQLALETRRWEEVAVELLTTLLTGKPFATVIRMPVLANAAVAFYLGAETLAHLDDDSTRMTEFFDQAARLAVYFDRIPRLRKRGQQAL; encoded by the coding sequence ATGCGGTCCGTGGCTGACACCCGCGGGCGCGTCCTCGACGCCACCCTCGCCTGTCTCGTGCGGCACGGCTACGGGGGCACGACGGCGCGGGCGATCGGGCAGGTCGGCGGCTTCGCCCCAGGGGTGATCTACTACCACTTCACCGACCTGGACGACGTCCTGGTGGCAGCCCTGACCACCACCTGCGAGGGGCGCGTCCAGCGTTACCGGGAGGCGCTGGCCGGCATCGACCGGGCCGGTCCGGCGGTGGAGGCGCTGCGCGCGCTCTATTTGGAGGACACCGAGGTCGGGCACATCGCCGCCGTCCAGGAGATCTACGCCGGGGCACGGCCTGGCTCGCGGCTCGCCGCCCAGCTCGCGCTGGAGACCCGCCGGTGGGAGGAGGTCGCCGTCGAGCTGCTCACCACCCTGCTGACCGGCAAGCCGTTCGCCACGGTGATCCGGATGCCCGTGCTCGCGAACGCGGCCGTCGCCTTCTATCTCGGCGCCGAGACGCTCGCCCACCTCGACGACGACTCCACCCGCATGACCGAGTTCTTCGACCAGGCCGCCCGGCTCGCCGTGTACTTCGACCGGATTCCCCGGCTGCGCAAGCGGGGCCAGCAGGCGCTCTGA
- a CDS encoding NAD(P)/FAD-dependent oxidoreductase, whose translation MKNSVALARTARMIEALRQRGADQAQDVTARPEDGSAGGAPPRDTRRPRVVVVGGGFAGLGVLRHLEARLPADAADLELVSPTDHLLYTSLLPQVCAGEVEPRHLAIPLRASLRRTTLRTGHAVDVDTAARTITVVDGNGSFRLGWDRLVLAPGSLTRTFDIPGLAQYGLGLKNLAEAVYLRDHVLRQLEYASTCPDPAERRARGTFVVCGAGYTGTELAAQMRRFTLDALRYFPRLAADDVRWILLDRAPRVLPELDETLGAGALKVLRDRGVEVWPQTSVTRVTADSVTLSNGETVPAHTLVWCTGVTPNPLMEKVGTETSKGRLVVDERLNVPGAAGVFALGDAAAVPDVTRGGAPAGQTAQHAVRQGAAAGRNIAASLGYGKASPYRHRDLGFVVDLGAGDAVANPLGLHLSGAPAALVTRTYHLLALGTGTNRAHVACDWLLAAAFPEQVVQLGFLPPPHATIAEIEDTRLYPN comes from the coding sequence GTGAAGAACTCCGTCGCGCTAGCGCGCACCGCCCGCATGATCGAGGCCCTCCGCCAGCGCGGAGCCGACCAGGCGCAGGACGTCACGGCCAGGCCCGAGGACGGCAGCGCGGGCGGTGCCCCGCCGAGGGACACCCGGCGGCCGCGCGTCGTCGTCGTGGGCGGCGGTTTCGCCGGCCTCGGGGTGCTGCGCCACCTGGAGGCGCGGCTGCCTGCCGACGCCGCCGACCTGGAGCTGGTCTCGCCGACCGACCATCTGCTGTACACGTCGCTGCTCCCGCAGGTGTGCGCCGGCGAGGTCGAGCCGCGGCACCTCGCGATCCCGCTGCGGGCGTCGCTGCGGCGCACGACGCTGCGGACCGGGCACGCCGTCGACGTCGACACGGCCGCCAGGACGATCACCGTCGTCGACGGAAACGGCTCGTTCAGGCTCGGCTGGGACCGTCTCGTCCTCGCCCCCGGATCGCTCACCCGCACCTTCGACATCCCCGGACTGGCCCAGTACGGCCTGGGCCTGAAGAACCTCGCCGAGGCGGTCTACCTGCGCGACCACGTCCTGCGGCAGCTTGAGTACGCCAGCACCTGCCCGGACCCGGCCGAACGGCGGGCCAGGGGCACCTTCGTCGTCTGCGGCGCCGGCTACACCGGAACCGAGCTGGCCGCGCAGATGCGCCGATTCACCCTCGACGCGCTCAGGTACTTCCCCCGGCTGGCCGCCGACGATGTGCGCTGGATCCTGCTGGACCGGGCCCCGCGGGTGCTTCCCGAGCTCGACGAGACGCTCGGGGCGGGCGCGCTCAAGGTCCTGCGTGACCGCGGGGTCGAGGTCTGGCCGCAGACGTCGGTCACCCGGGTCACCGCGGATTCGGTGACCCTGAGCAACGGCGAGACGGTGCCGGCCCACACCCTCGTCTGGTGCACGGGAGTCACCCCCAACCCGCTGATGGAGAAGGTCGGCACCGAGACCAGCAAGGGCCGGCTCGTCGTCGACGAAAGGCTCAACGTCCCCGGCGCGGCCGGCGTGTTCGCGCTGGGTGACGCCGCGGCGGTCCCCGACGTGACCAGGGGTGGCGCGCCGGCCGGGCAGACCGCGCAGCACGCGGTCCGGCAGGGCGCCGCCGCCGGCCGCAACATCGCCGCCTCACTCGGCTACGGCAAGGCGAGCCCGTACCGGCACCGCGATCTCGGGTTCGTGGTCGACCTCGGTGCCGGCGACGCGGTCGCCAACCCGCTCGGCCTTCACCTCTCGGGTGCGCCGGCCGCCCTCGTCACCCGCACCTACCATCTGCTCGCTCTCGGCACCGGCACCAACCGGGCTCACGTCGCCTGCGACTGGCTGCTCGCCGCCGCGTTTCCGGAGCAGGTCGTCCAGCTCGGGTTCCTGCCACCGCCCCACGCGACGATCGCCGAGATCGAGGACACCCGCCTGTATCCCAACTGA